One window of Microcoleus vaginatus PCC 9802 genomic DNA carries:
- a CDS encoding ABC transporter substrate-binding protein, whose protein sequence is MIFSQLSKAIKRPLKIAVGILITLNLLILSGCQNTTTPASKNGEPIELTLWHGINPPPNRDVFQTLTDKFNKTHPNIQIKPVYIGQPDQQLPKILTAIVGNAPPDLLWNAATISGKLAELNAIEPLENWLDKSPRKAEIYPALFESMELGGHTWSVPLGTNNVAIFYRPSLFAAAGIKKVPQNWAQLKQVARSLTRDTNGDGRTDQHGIVLPLGKGEWTVFTWLPFMFSAGGELKGEIPQSPVPQIDNPGSHAALELWSDLLKEGSAILSAPERGYELDNFIAGKVAMQLTGPWTLAQLQQSAIDYAAMPLPLLKRPAAVVGGENLFLMKTSPERERAALVFLEYVIGEEFQTAWALGTGYLPINLKSRQSQAYQSFVEKNPVLRVFLEQMNSARARPIISGYSRLSENLGRAIEATLLGRNPQDALKESQERLTLTLDIATATEK, encoded by the coding sequence ATGATTTTCTCCCAATTATCCAAAGCAATTAAAAGACCGCTCAAAATAGCCGTCGGCATTTTAATTACCTTAAATCTGCTCATACTAAGCGGCTGTCAAAACACCACAACCCCAGCATCAAAAAACGGCGAACCGATCGAACTCACACTGTGGCACGGCATCAATCCTCCGCCAAATCGCGACGTATTTCAAACCCTCACAGACAAATTCAACAAAACCCATCCCAACATCCAGATCAAACCAGTTTACATCGGTCAGCCCGACCAACAACTGCCAAAAATACTAACAGCAATAGTTGGAAATGCACCGCCGGATTTGCTTTGGAATGCTGCCACAATTTCAGGAAAACTAGCAGAACTAAACGCAATTGAACCCTTAGAAAACTGGCTCGACAAATCGCCCCGGAAAGCGGAAATCTACCCCGCACTCTTTGAGTCAATGGAACTCGGCGGACACACTTGGTCAGTTCCCCTAGGCACAAACAACGTCGCCATCTTTTACCGTCCCAGCTTATTTGCAGCAGCAGGAATCAAAAAAGTGCCGCAGAATTGGGCGCAATTAAAGCAAGTAGCCCGATCGCTCACGCGAGACACCAACGGAGACGGCCGCACAGACCAACACGGCATAGTGCTCCCCCTAGGCAAAGGAGAATGGACAGTATTTACTTGGCTGCCATTCATGTTCAGCGCAGGTGGCGAACTCAAAGGCGAAATACCTCAAAGTCCTGTACCCCAAATAGATAATCCCGGTTCTCACGCCGCCTTAGAATTGTGGAGCGACTTGTTAAAAGAAGGTTCAGCAATACTGTCAGCACCCGAACGCGGTTACGAACTCGACAACTTCATCGCCGGGAAAGTCGCCATGCAACTCACCGGGCCGTGGACGCTAGCACAGTTGCAGCAAAGCGCGATCGACTACGCAGCAATGCCTTTACCGCTCCTCAAACGCCCCGCAGCCGTCGTAGGGGGTGAAAACCTATTTTTAATGAAAACCTCGCCAGAACGAGAGCGAGCCGCCCTAGTATTTTTAGAATACGTTATAGGTGAAGAATTCCAAACAGCATGGGCATTGGGAACCGGTTACTTGCCCATTAACTTAAAATCGAGACAGAGCCAAGCTTATCAAAGCTTTGTGGAAAAAAACCCTGTTTTGCGAGTATTTTTAGAACAAATGAACTCAGCCAGAGCGCGACCCATTATATCAGGTTACTCCCGCCTCTCAGAAAACCTCGGTCGCGCCATAGAGGCAACCCTTCTCGGCCGCAACCCCCAAGACGCCCTTAAAGAATCTCAAGAGCGTTTGACACTCACCTTAGATATTGCAACAGCCACAGAGAAATAG
- a CDS encoding methionyl-tRNA formyltransferase has product MKIVFFGTPDFAVPTLSSLLSHPEFEVVGVVTQPDKRRGRGNQLMPSPVKDVALNHSLPVLQPQRIKKDAETIAKLREVEADVFVVVAYGQILSQEILDIPSLACVNVHGSILPKYRGAAPIQRCLFDGEKTTGITTMLMDAGMDTGGMLLKVFAGITLLDNADSLGDRLAELGADLLVETLVKLRDGQIEAVVQNDAEATYAPMIKSADYVLDWSKSASDLHNQVRGFFPDCTTTFRGNSLKVIATVPVGPEYWLQLPPDLRVLEREWPVLDQLSGANGEVVKVVKGLGAIVHTGDGLLLLREVQLAGKKVQSGVDFANGTRLAVGEIFGS; this is encoded by the coding sequence ATGAAAATTGTCTTTTTTGGCACTCCCGACTTTGCTGTTCCTACTTTATCCAGTTTGCTAAGTCACCCAGAATTTGAGGTTGTGGGTGTGGTGACTCAGCCGGACAAACGCCGGGGAAGAGGGAATCAATTGATGCCTTCACCTGTAAAAGATGTGGCTTTAAATCACAGTCTCCCGGTTTTGCAGCCGCAGCGAATCAAGAAAGATGCTGAAACAATTGCCAAATTGCGGGAAGTGGAAGCTGATGTGTTTGTGGTGGTGGCTTACGGCCAAATTCTTTCTCAAGAAATTCTGGATATTCCTAGTTTGGCTTGCGTTAACGTTCACGGTTCAATTTTGCCGAAGTATCGCGGTGCCGCGCCGATTCAGCGCTGTCTTTTTGACGGGGAAAAGACAACAGGAATTACTACTATGCTGATGGATGCTGGCATGGATACTGGCGGGATGCTGTTGAAGGTTTTTGCGGGTATTACGCTGTTGGATAATGCTGATTCTTTGGGTGACAGGTTGGCGGAACTTGGGGCCGATTTGTTGGTGGAAACTTTGGTGAAATTGAGGGACGGCCAAATTGAAGCTGTTGTTCAAAATGATGCTGAGGCGACTTATGCGCCGATGATTAAGAGTGCAGATTATGTGCTGGATTGGTCGAAAAGTGCGAGCGACCTTCACAATCAAGTTAGGGGCTTTTTCCCGGATTGCACGACGACTTTTCGCGGCAATTCTCTGAAGGTGATAGCTACTGTGCCCGTCGGGCCGGAATATTGGCTGCAATTACCGCCGGATTTGAGAGTTTTGGAACGCGAATGGCCTGTTTTGGATCAGTTGTCGGGCGCAAATGGGGAAGTTGTGAAGGTTGTGAAGGGCTTGGGTGCGATCGTCCACACCGGTGATGGTTTATTATTGTTGCGGGAGGTGCAGTTAGCGGGGAAAAAGGTGCAGTCTGGGGTGGATTTTGCCAACGGAACTCGGTTGGCCGTGGGCGAAATTTTTGGGAGTTAA
- the sbcD gene encoding exonuclease subunit SbcD yields MIKILHLSDIHMGSGFSHGRINPETGLNTRLEDFAATLSKCMDRAISEPVDLVIFGGDAFPDSTPPPFVKEAFARQFSRLVDAQIPTVLLVGNHDQHSQGQGGASLGIYRTLGIPKFIVGDRLDTHLIQTRSGPVQVVTLPWLTRSTLMTRSETESLSMGDVNQLLTEKLTIAMEGEIRRLNPDIPTVLLAHLMADKASLGAERFLAVGKGFNIPVSMLTRPCFDYVALGHVHKHQNLNASNNPPVIYPGSIERVDFSEEKEDKGFVLVNLERGKAEWEFCTLPVRVFQTIKVNVSESDNPQADLVKAIGKKEIQDAVVRLIYQLRSEQLDLIDNGELHALLGEAHSYTIQPELVSQLARPRLPELNANNSIEPLEALKTYLASREDLKDVAESMLEAAQGLLGGTEEVLVEF; encoded by the coding sequence ATGATTAAAATCTTACACCTTTCAGACATTCACATGGGCAGCGGCTTTTCTCACGGCCGGATTAATCCAGAAACCGGTTTAAATACGCGGCTAGAAGACTTCGCGGCGACGCTGAGCAAATGTATGGATAGAGCAATTTCTGAACCCGTAGATTTAGTCATATTCGGCGGCGATGCTTTCCCGGATTCGACGCCTCCACCGTTTGTCAAAGAGGCTTTTGCTCGCCAATTCAGCCGCTTGGTTGACGCCCAAATTCCGACGGTTTTGTTAGTAGGAAATCACGACCAACATTCTCAGGGACAAGGCGGCGCGAGTTTGGGAATTTACCGGACTTTGGGAATACCTAAGTTTATTGTAGGCGATCGCCTGGACACTCACCTGATTCAAACCCGCAGCGGGCCCGTACAGGTGGTAACATTGCCTTGGTTGACTCGATCGACCTTAATGACACGTTCCGAGACTGAAAGCCTGTCTATGGGCGATGTTAACCAATTATTAACCGAAAAACTGACGATCGCAATGGAAGGCGAAATTCGCCGCCTCAACCCCGACATACCAACCGTACTTTTAGCGCACTTAATGGCAGATAAAGCAAGTCTGGGCGCCGAACGTTTTTTAGCAGTTGGAAAAGGTTTTAACATTCCCGTTTCCATGCTAACTCGCCCTTGTTTTGATTATGTTGCTCTCGGCCACGTACACAAACACCAAAATCTCAATGCTTCCAACAATCCGCCAGTAATTTATCCCGGAAGTATCGAACGAGTTGATTTTAGCGAAGAGAAAGAAGATAAAGGTTTTGTGTTAGTTAATTTGGAACGGGGAAAAGCTGAGTGGGAATTTTGCACTTTGCCCGTGCGGGTATTTCAAACTATTAAAGTGAATGTTTCCGAATCGGACAACCCGCAAGCCGACTTAGTTAAAGCTATTGGCAAGAAAGAGATACAAGACGCGGTTGTGAGATTAATTTACCAATTGCGATCGGAACAATTAGATTTAATCGACAACGGAGAATTGCACGCACTTCTCGGCGAAGCGCACAGCTACACAATTCAACCGGAATTAGTCAGTCAACTAGCGAGGCCACGTTTACCCGAATTGAATGCTAATAATAGTATAGAACCGTTAGAAGCTTTGAAAACTTATCTGGCAAGTCGCGAAGATTTGAAAGATGTTGCTGAGAGTATGTTAGAGGCGGCGCAGGGTTTGTTGGGCGGTACGGAGGAAGTTTTGGTGGAATTTTAA
- a CDS encoding Uma2 family endonuclease, producing MVISKNTFYISPEEYLEGERVSPIKHEYRRGHVYAMTGAKKPHIIIASNLVRRLGNHLDNTDCLVLSSDIKVRLEEANCYYYPDVAVTCDERDTSTTEDFILYPSLVVEVLSPSTAAFDRGDKFADYQTSPSLQEYVLITQSEIKIECFRLNVEGNWVSQTYRQGDELELMSIDFRCPIAQVDQKVPGMVL from the coding sequence ATGGTTATCAGCAAAAACACTTTCTACATCTCTCCAGAAGAGTACCTAGAAGGCGAGCGAGTAAGCCCGATCAAACACGAATACAGACGCGGACACGTTTATGCAATGACAGGGGCAAAAAAGCCTCACATTATTATTGCTAGCAACTTAGTAAGGCGACTGGGAAATCACTTAGATAACACCGACTGCTTAGTTTTATCATCAGATATAAAAGTCCGACTGGAAGAGGCAAATTGCTATTACTATCCTGACGTAGCGGTGACTTGCGACGAAAGGGATACCTCAACTACTGAAGATTTCATTTTATATCCATCTTTAGTAGTTGAGGTATTGTCGCCTTCAACAGCAGCTTTTGACAGAGGTGATAAATTTGCAGATTACCAAACTTCTCCGAGTTTGCAGGAATACGTGCTCATAACTCAATCAGAAATCAAAATAGAGTGTTTTCGACTCAATGTTGAGGGAAATTGGGTTTCTCAGACTTACCGACAAGGAGATGAGTTAGAGTTAATGAGTATAGATTTTCGCTGTCCGATCGCACAAGTTGATCAAAAAGTCCCCGGCATGGTATTGTGA